From the Calonectris borealis chromosome 4, bCalBor7.hap1.2, whole genome shotgun sequence genome, one window contains:
- the LOC142082382 gene encoding homeobox protein not2-like → MKRVRTVFKPEQLERLEQEFLKQQYMVGTERVDLAATLHLTETQVKVWFQNRRIKWRKQSMEQKAAKLSQFGVIQPATADSTDIKDHEEDTVDVEL, encoded by the exons ATGAAGAGGGTCCGCACCGTCTtcaaaccggagcagctggagcGGCTGGAGCAAGAGTTTCTCAAGCAGCAGTACATGGTGGGCACGGAGCGAGTAGACCTGGCTGCAACTCTGCATCTCACAGAAACTCAG GTGAAAGTCTGGTTCCAGAACCGGAGGATCAAATGGAGGAAGCAGAGCATGGAGCAGAAGGCAGCAAAGCTGTCACAGTTCGGGGTGATACAGCCTGCCACTGCGGACTCGACGGACATCAAGGACCACGAGGAGGACACGGTGGATGTTGAGCTTTGA
- the SMYD5 gene encoding protein-lysine N-trimethyltransferase SMYD5, with protein sequence MAAAAGDVCGAVPGGRAGAGAAAEARFISSAKGKGLFATKNIRKGETVFVERPVVSSQFLWNALYNYRACDHCLRALETAEENAQRLLGKSSLVLPHPEQCSIRKDLHQQCPRCQVTYCSAECRQAALEQYHQVLCLGPSRDDPTHPLNKLQEAWRNMHYPPETSSIMLMARMVATVKQAKDKEWWIKAFSQFCSKTANEEEEVVHKLLGDKFKGQLELLRLLFTEALYDEHLSRWFTPEGFRSLFALVGTNGQGIGTSSLSQWVHACDALDLPMLQREELDAFIDQLYKDIEKESGEFLNCEGSGLYVLQSCCNHSCIPNAETSFPENNFLLHLTALEDIEAGEEICISYLDCCQRERSRHSRNKILRENYLFTCSCPKCLAQADDADVTSDEEEEGEGETDDAELEDEMTDV encoded by the exons atggccgccgcggcgggggacgTGTGCGGCGCCGTGccggggggccgcgccggggctggggctgcggcggAGGCGCGGTTCATCAGCAGCGCCAAG GGGAAAGGCTTGTTCGCCACCAAGAACATCCGCAAAGGGGAAACCGTCTTCGTGGAGAGGCCGGTGGTGTCGTCCCAGTTCCTCTGGAATGCCCTGTACAACTACCGAG cctgcGATCACTGCCTGCGGGCTTTGGAGACGGCGGAGGAAAACGCCCAGCGGCTGCTGGGGAAGAGCTCGCTGGTGCTGCCTCACCCGGAGCAGTGCAGCATCCGGAAAGACCTGCACCAGCAGTGTCCCCGGTGCCAG GTGACGTACTGCAGCGCTGAATGCAGGCAGGCCGCTTTGGAGCAGTACCACCAGGTCCTCTGCCTCGGCCCGTCCCGTGACGACCCCACGCACCCCCTCAACAAGCTGCAGGAGGCCTGGAG AAACATGCATTATCCACCGGAGACTTCCAGCATCATGTTGATGGCCCGGATGGTCGCCACCGTCAAACAG GCTAAAGACAAGGAGTGGTGGATCAAGGCCTTCTCCCAGTTCTGCAGTAAGACAGCAAACGAAGAAGAGGAGGTTGTGCACAAGCTGCTGGGGGACAAATTCAAG ggccagctggagctgctgcggTTGCTCTTCACCGAAGCCCTTTACGACGAACATCTCAGCAGG TGGTTCACTCCAGAAGGCTTTCGATCCCTCTTTGCCCTCGTTGGGACCAATGGCCAAGGCATAGGAACAAG CTCTCTGAGCCAGTGGGTGCACGCTTGCGATGCGCTGGATCTCCCCATGCTGCAGCGAGAGGAGCTGGACGCCTTCATCGACCAGCTCTACAAGGACATTGAGAAGG AGTCAGGAGAGTTCCTCAACTGCGAGGGATCAGGTCTCTACGTGCTCCAGAGCTGCT GTAACCACAGCTGCATCCCCAATGCCGAGACATCCTTCCCCGAAAACAACTTCCTCCTACATCTGACAGCTCTGGAGGACATCGAAGCAGGAGAG GAAATCTGCATCAGTTATTTAGACTGCTGTCAGAGGGAGCGGAGCAGACACAGCCGCAACAAGATACTCAG ggAGAACTACTTGTTTACCTGCTCGTGTCCCAAGTGCCTAGCGCAAGCCGACGATGCTGACGTGACGTCGGACGAAGAAGAGGAGGGCGAAGGGGAGACGGATGATGCTGAGCTGGAGGATGAGATGACTGACGTTTGA
- the PRADC1 gene encoding protease-associated domain-containing protein 1, protein MLRRSLWLCLCLCSCPARGLRIHEYLYFQVLSPGDIRYIFTATPAKDFGGVFNTRYDQIHLVPADPPEACGELNNGVFIQDQIALVERGGCSFLSKTRVIQEHGGRAVIIADNAYDNDSFYIEMIQDSTRRTADIPALFLLGRDGYMIRRSLEQHGLPWAVISIPVNVTSIPTYEMMQPPWTFW, encoded by the exons ATGCTCCGCCGCTCGCTCTggctctgcctctgcctctgctcctgcccgGCCCGCG GTTTACGCATCCATGAATACTTGTATTTCCAAGTGCTGAGCCCTGGAGACATCCGCTACATCTTCACCGCCACTCCGGCCAAGGATTTTGGTGGTGTGTTT AACACAAGGTACGACCAGATCCACCTGGTCCCGGCGGATCCCCCCGAAGCCTGCGGAGAGCTGAATAATGGCGTCTTCATCCAGGACCAGATTGCCTTGGTGGAGAGGGG GGGTTGCTCGTTCCTGTCGAAGACACGTGTGATCCAGGAGCATGGCGGACGGGCGGTGATCATCGCAGATAACGCCTACGATAACGACAGCTTCTACATCGAGATGATCCAGGACAGCACCAGGCGGACAGCCGACATCCCCGCGCTCTTCCTGCTGGGCAGGGACGG GTACATGATCAGACGCTCCCTGGAGCAGCACGGGCTCCCCTGGGCCGTCATCTCCATTCCCGTCAACGTCACCAGCATCCCCACGTACGAAATGATGCAGCCCCCCTGGACCTTCTGGtag